From Danio rerio strain Tuebingen ecotype United States chromosome 2, GRCz12tu, whole genome shotgun sequence:
AATCAGTTTGACCTCAAGGGTGTCCGGCTTAATCAGGAGGTTCTCCAGCTTGATATCTCGGTGTAACACTTTTCTTTGGCAGCACGTTTGAGCTGCGGATACGACCTGTTTCATGATGAACCTTATTCCATCTTCTTTAATGGGGCCAACACAGCTTTTTACGAACTCGATCAAGGGCTGACAGGGTATGGGACGTTCCAGGACCATGAGGTAGAAGTCACGTTCCACCTGCCAGTCCAGAAGCTCAATAATTTCAGGAACCCTTGGGCCTCGATTCGCAAGGATTTGAAGAGCAATTTCTATTGGAAGTGGTTGAGCAAAACCATCCTAGAAGAAAGAAAGTTTTTATGAAGAATCAGTGGTAAAAGAATTGAAATCAGTTGATTGTCTACTAAAATATCATTTGCTGTCTGTGGTTAAAGAATTAATTTACCCAATTCTGAAAACTCTGTTATTAATAACCCTCTTGTTGTTTTTTAGTcttaaaagtgttcttggagctttgtatgtacagttgatctctaggatttcatctaaaatatctaaacttgagttctgaagatgaatgaaggtcttggggggttggaatgacatgaaggtaAGTAATTAATAGCATAATTTCTTTTATGTGTGAACTCATCCTTCAAAGTTAGCATGacgtgtttaaaatgtaaaattgtggaACAGAGGAGAAACAGAGAGCACAGTTTTCTTACAATGCTGATGAACTTCGTGTTGTACATCATGCAGTATTTCACTGCAACctgatcaaacaaaacaaaagaatggATGTGTTAGAATTACGAACAAAGGCAATGGTGAGATGAGAATAACAGGCCAAAAATGATTGGCTAGATTGATATCGCTGTTCAGATCCATACCTGAAGTCCATCATCCAAACGAGTCGCTGCATAGACGGTTCCAAAACCTCCTTCACCGAGCTCATCGTCAACTTCATATTGGCGTGAATTGATGACTGTTAAAAGAGAAATCAGAGATGAGGGAATAAAATGTGACAGCACTTACTACTACTAAACCCAATTAAGAgatactttttgtttattttctgaaGACAAATTAGCTGAATATTAGTTATCAACAACATTTAAACAATCTGTATATTAAACTCAGTCTGAATCTAAAACTACTAAACTGTAGGGGTCTTACTATTCGCACCTAATCATTTAGGTACAAGCCTTTGAGTTCAGTTACGTGtacaaaatacttaaaatgtgCAGAATTGGTTCAAATCGGGTTCCCACATGAGCATATTAAGCATGATTATTACTCTTGTCTGTATAACTGAAAGGACTGAGGATTGATCGACATGATTATTATCCACTAAGTTGTTTCCACATTATACTGACAAAATTTGTGATCATGCCAAATGTGCACTTAATCATCTGTCATGACATCACAGTCTACCATTATCAATGTAACATGCAGTTAAACATACATTCATGGAAAAAGTGACACTTCTGGATGTAAATGCTCAGTAGTGATCTGCTGCAACACTGCACTGACAAACACATATCTGTGCATGAATGAACAAGAGAGTACAACACCTTCACTAATAGTCAGAGTGTTCCAGAATTTAGCTGAATAATTTTTAGGTTCTTGCATTTTCTGAATACAGGTGGAAATATTAAGCATTTTAATAAAaacctaaatgtaaatgttttttctgtttttagttttattcatgCAGCAAAGGtttcaataataattattgtcCAATTTCTTTTCAATGACTGAAAATCCATatatttattctaatttatttGTAGATTATTTTATGTAGAATTTAAACTGAGGTAAAACTGTGAATGTTCactaaattaatgaataagtgtCAAGGTAGCAAACTGACCGAAAATTGTTTTCTTCTCCTGAGGAAATGAAGGCACTGCAGCTTGAAGGACATCATCCTCATTACAGTCGGACGTGGCACAGGCTGTAGGAACGTTGTCTATACTTTGAGCTGCAGCACGGTCTGAAGTTTGGAGGGTCGGTGCAGTGCTGGGAGATTGGAGGACATCACTGTGGTCGTCAACATGGACTGGACAGCCACTGGTGCTTGGTTCCTCCGATGACAGGTGTTCAGTCCTGCCATCAATTTCTCGACCTAAAAAAAGTAACAATATGTAAGAATTAAGGATTGATTTattcaagtttttaaaaatggAATGTTAATTAGCCATGTTAAAGTATGCTGTACATTTTGAAGTGACTATTTGGGGTGTGGTAATCCGCCATTATCAATGCAAAAAAGCagtcaaacaaacatacatatatatatatgaaaaattgCTCGGTAgtaaattgtgtcatcatttactcacccttgattTATTCCAaactattttgtttgttttttaacagaaaagatGCTTCAGACAatgttgaaacctgtaaccattgactttaatagtatttgtttttctactatggatgtcaatggttacaggctttcaacattcttcaatatatcttcttttctgttcaacagaacaacaaaacatggtttggaacaagtcaagagtgagtaaatgatggcagaataatattttttgtggtgGACTCAaattaaatcagttttaaatatttgatattcataaataaaataataataataataataataataataaaaagaagctattttaaatattttctctcTAACTGAAACAAAAATGACTCAAACCATTTATTGACACACTTATATTAAACTTCCATCTAATCTGTGCATGTTCATTGAATTACTCAATGTGGAAGTGAACAAACTGACCAGTCACAGTTTTCTCCATATCCTGCTGCTGGCATGACTGTGGCTCAGTGTCCTGAAGAACACGAGCACACAAGTCAGCTAGCAAAGGCACTGCAGCTTGAAGGACATCATCCTCACTACAGTCGGACGTGGCACAGGCTGTAGGGATGTCGTCAACACTTTGAGCTGCAGCATGGTCTGGAGTTTGCAAGGTCGGTGCAGTGATGGGAGAATGGAGGACATCACTGTGGTTGTCAACATAGACTGGACAGCCACTGGTGCTTAGTTCCTCCAATGACAGGTGTTCAGTCCTGCCATTGATTTCTCGACCTAAAAAAGAGAAACAATATGTAATAACTAaggattgatttatttatatttgataaatgaaatattaacATTGAAAAAGTGACACTGCTGGATGTAAATGCTCAGTCGTGTTCTGAATACTGAAACATTGCACTGACAAACACATCTCTGTCAATGAAGGAAATCAATAAATATTCAGAGTGCTCCTTCATTTTGTACAATCCTTTTTAGCTGATTGTCTTTTCTTATTGTGTGTCTTGCTCTTTTTTGAATATGGGTAAGAAATGTAAGTATTTATTATTGTTCAGAACAAatgctgtttaaaatattttcattcttaattcatgttagcaaatacaataaataacatgaactaatcaaacattaaagtaaagtgtttccagttctttaattattttaatcaggcaggcatttattcaaatgttttaatcTGTTATTATTCACAACTGACTAAACAAAAAGCACTTCTAAGTTTTGCCATTTTTCTCACAAACTTATTATTACACTGATGTTAAACTGCCGTCTAATCTGTGCATGTCCATTGAATTACTCAATGTGGAAGTGAACAAACTGACCAGTCACTGTTTTCTCCATATCCTGCTGCTGGCATGACTGTGGCTCAGTGTCCCGAAGAACACGAGCACACAAGTCAGCTAGCAAAGGCACTGCAGCTTGAAGGACATCATCCTCACTACAGTCGGACGTGGCACAGGCTGTAGGGATGTCGTCAACACTTTGAGCTGCAGCATGGTCTGGAGTTTGGGGGGTCGGTGCAGTGATGGGAGAATGGAGGACATCACTGTGGTTGTCAACATAGACTGGACAGCCACTGGTGCTTGGTTCCTCCAATGACAGGTGTTCAGTCCTGCCATCAATTTCTCGacctaaaaaaagaaacaatatgtAATAACTATTGTTGGATTGTTTTATTCACATTTGACAAATGAAATATTAACATTGAAAAGTGTCACTGCTGGATGTAAATCCTCAGTCGTGTTCTGAATACTGAAACATTGCACTGACAAACACATCTCTGTCAATGAAGGAAATCAATAAATATTCAGAGTGCTCCTTCATTTTGTACAATCATTTTTAGCTGATTGTCTTTTCTAATTATTTGTCTTGCTCTTTTTTGAAAATGGGTAAGAAATGTAAGTATTTATTATTGTTCACAGCGAATGCTGTTCATGATATTTTCATTCttaattcatgttagaaaatacattaaataacattaactaatcaaacattaaagtaaagtgtttccagttctttaattattttaatcaggctggcatttattcaaatgttttcaTCTGTTATTATTCACGACTGACAAAACAAAGAGGCACTTCTAAGTTTTGCCCTTTTTCTCACAAACTTATAATTACACTGCTGTTAAACTGCGTCTAATCTGTGCATGTTCATTGAATTTCTCAATGTGGAAGTGAACAAACTGACCAGTCACAGTTTTCTCCATATCCTGCTGCTGGCATGACTGTGGCTCAGTGTCCCGAAGAACACGAGCACACAAGTCAGCTAGCAAAGGCACTGCAGCTTGAAGGACATCATCCTCACTACAGTCGGACGTGGCACAGGCTGTAGGGATGTCGTCAACACTTTGAGCTGCAGCATGGTCTGGAGTTTGGAAGATCGGTGCAGTGATAGGAGAATGGAGGACATCACTGTGGTTGTCAACACAGACTGGACAGCCACTGGTGCTTAGTTCCTCCGATGACAGGTGTTCAGCCCTGCCATCAATTTCTCGACCTAAAAAAGAGAAACAATATGTAATAACtaagaattgatttatttatatttgataaatGACATATTAACATTGAAAAAGTGACACTGCTGGATGTAAATGCTCAGCCGTGTTCTGAATACTGAAACATTGCACTGACAAACACATCTCTGTCAATGAAAGAAATCAATAAATATTCAGAGTGCTCCTTCATTTTGTACAATCATTTTTAGCTGATTGTCTTTTCTTATTGTGTGTCTTGCTCTTTTTTGAATATGGGTAAGAAATGTAAGTATGTATTATTGTTCAGAACAAatgctgtttaaaatattttcattcttaattcatgttagcaaatacattaaataacatgaactaatcaaacattaaagtaaagtgtttccagttctttaattattttaattaggcaggcatttattcaaatgttttaatcTGTTAATGTTTACAACTGACAAAACAAAGAGGCACTTCTAAGTTTTGCCCTTTTTCTCAAAAACTTATTATTACACTGCTGTTAAACTGCGTCTAATATGTGCATGTTCATTGAATTACTCAATGTGGAAGTGAACAAACTGACCAGTCACTGTTTTCTCCAAATGCTGCTGCTGGCATGACTGTGGCTCAGTGTCCTGAAGAACACGAGCACACAAGTCAGCTAGCAAAGGCACTGCAGCTTGAAGGACATCATCCTCACTACAGTCGGACGTGGCACAGGCTGTAGGGATGTCGTCAACACTTTGAGCTGCAGCATGGTCTGGAGTTTGGAAGATCGGTGCAGTGATGGGAGAATGGAGGACATCACTGTGGTCATCAACATGGACTGGACAACCACTGGTGCTTGGTTCCTCCGATGACAGGTGTTCAGTTCTGCCATCAATTTCTCGACCTAAATGagaaataatatgtaataactaagaattgatttatttatatttgataaattaaatataatttagccATGTTAATAGAcgatataaattgtaaaataaactatgtgaggtttatttttgtgttttcaacatgcatGGATGTGTTTGTCAtgctttttgtgtttttacagtTTCTTTAAGTAAAGAATTAAGTTGCCATGTCATTTCATCATGAATAAAAACATCACCAAATTCAGTTTGAAGCAATGAATTTCAGTTTTTTGTAAATGCATGACAGTATGAACTTGTATGCAACTGTATGTAGTAAACTGTAGGATGTTGAGTTTATTTCTGAATTTTGTAATATAATATCTATTATACTGTACTGCATTACAGATTTTCACTTTGGTATATTTATTAAatcagaattgaaattctcaAAGCCGCTTATTCAGCCTCTATAACATACAGATTGTTGCTGATTAAATTAGATACTGCTAATTCTTTTCATCTATGAGACATATAAAAGCAAAAGATCTCCTGCACATGAGTTGTAATGAAAACTGCCCAGAGCTACAAAAACATTGTATACATGCAAACTTGATCTAAATGTTTAAACATGTTTATCCAGAACTTGACGTGCTGGGTTGGAAATATGGTGACTGAAGAAATATACTAAATCAACTGTAGATACACAATCGACTCCACAGACTTTATAAAACtgattaataaaactaaataaatatagttttaaaattaataataaaaaacttcaaCGACATCGAGTGTATATGCAGAATTTGGTGCTCTTATAACATCGGTATATGGTTTACCATCACTGGTCATCGTGGGTGGAGAGTTTTTCTCCACGGGTTCTTCTCGATCTGGGTGGGGTTCGTTTACTGTCCTACCCCGCAGGACTAAAGCAATTACTCCGAgtaatgttaacatttttaaagaGTCTTAAAAACGGGAAAATTTCAAACGTACAACAAATCTACGAACAATTAACTGTCAGTAAAGACGAAAAAAAGTCTTCGTATATCTTCACACTACAGTGGATTGTGAGTAATGGCGCCTGTTCAGCAAAACGTCATCTTTAGAACTTGATGGAACGTGACATTCTAAATTCCAATAAAACCAAGCTGCAACGTGATTGGCCCttttaaaaattcataaaaaaattcaatacaaaTAGGCAATAATTTTAGTGGCTCTTTTcgggtatatgtgtgtgtgtatgtatgtgtgtgtgtgtgtgtgtgtggggggggggggggtgtgatGGGTGTGTGATGGGTATATTTCTCATGCATTTTTTCGagtcttctttttgtgttcacatgataaatttataaataatagccAAGTTTTCAACtgtttaaattaagaaaataatttcGTTTAATCAAAACGATTATTTTGCTCAAAAAACTCTGATACTCAATATTGCGATTAAGGTTTATCTGTAGTAACGTTTTCTTTAAACAATCATTAGGGTGTACTCATTTTTTGCAGTATGGTCTTAAATTATTTTGTCCACTGAATCCACATtgcctttggtactgactaatatTTATCTCACAGATAAATATgtctcatataaatatatattaatctcATGCTGTAACGTTATATTTCCAAAGACAGGTCTGGAAACATATTTTATTTCTGCATTTTCTGCTTGTAACGTTAAAAGGAAAAATGCTGTGCAAAGGCGAAAGACCGTAACTTTTTTTTGACGAAAACGAGTTATTGATATTTTTGGGACAATAAAGACCTCCTTCATCTTGACACGTTTATTGAgtcaattttattgtttttttttttcttcaagaaaATATAATGTATGGTCATTGTCAGCTACTGCTCTTTGGTTTTGGTAACGTTATGCTCCAATTCATTTACGGTTCTCTGCAGTTCAGCTGTGCCTCAATATGAGGTCACTGTATGTAATGGGCAATATGAAGTTGCCTGGAGTTACAATATTCTGCTTTACTGTCATAATTACTACCATAAATAGGCAAACAATCAGCTACATATAGTTAAAGCTCTGCACACAAGCAAAGACTGTAAATTGTAAGTAACAATAAAtgatcttatttattttttcctcataatttgtatttttcaCTCAGTGCAGTCGGAGACTACAGTATTGACTAGTTGCACAAAGTTAAGTTAGTTGACTGAATGCCGTGACAGTGTTAGCATTCAGCATGATCACACAAAATCAGTGCAGTTCACAGTTAAAAACCACTTCCTACCTTTTCTTGTAAAAAGGTAATAAAATTCACCACAATAAA
This genomic window contains:
- the LOC137487497 gene encoding uncharacterized protein — encoded protein: MLTLLGVIALVLRGRTVNEPHPDREEPVEKNSPPTMTSDGREIDGRTEHLSSEEPSTSGCPVHVDDHSDVLHSPITAPIFQTPDHAAAQSVDDIPTACATSDCSEDDVLQAAVPLLADLCARVLQDTEPQSCQQQHLEKTVTGREIDGRAEHLSSEELSTSGCPVCVDNHSDVLHSPITAPIFQTPDHAAAQSVDDIPTACATSDCSEDDVLQAAVPLLADLCARVLRDTEPQSCQQQDMEKTVTGREIDGRTEHLSLEEPSTSGCPVYVDNHSDVLHSPITAPTPQTPDHAAAQSVDDIPTACATSDCSEDDVLQAAVPLLADLCARVLRDTEPQSCQQQDMEKTVTGREINGRTEHLSLEELSTSGCPVYVDNHSDVLHSPITAPTLQTPDHAAAQSVDDIPTACATSDCSEDDVLQAAVPLLADLCARVLQDTEPQSCQQQDMEKTVTGREIDGRTEHLSSEEPSTSGCPVHVDDHSDVLQSPSTAPTLQTSDRAAAQSIDNVPTACATSDCNEDDVLQAAVPSFPQEKKTIFVINSRQYEVDDELGEGGFGTVYAATRLDDGLQVAVKYCMMYNTKFISIDGFAQPLPIEIALQILANRGPRVPEIIELLDWQVERDFYLMVLERPIPCQPLIEFVKSCVGPIKEDGIRFIMKQVVSAAQTCCQRKVLHRDIKLENLLIKPDTLEVKLIDFGCGEILKDEAYTAYCGTKEYCPPEVLVTGKYHGEPATVWSLGIVLFLLIFWKFPTMEGLNTMMDKDWVIEGMSEECTNFMRWCLKIDPRERIKLERLNLHSWFMTNEEKKSSEIMVINSSSYELGVLLGRGGFGLVQAATRLEDGLQVAIKFANTKNVKFIDIDGYPESLPMEVALSILANQEPAIPEIIKLLDWRVDEEEYIMVLERPMPAEELSTFLMCQESFIDEDLARVIMRQATLAAQTCCRRKVFHRDIKMENFLINPDTLEVKLIDFGCGEILTDAPYRGFAGTNEYIPPEYLMTGEYHGEPTTVWSLGVLLYAMMCGEFPNRHDLQMIRYNIWTKDHLTKECCDLIRCCLQIDPAQRIELEKLSLHDWFMTEDVERLGPEDWLVHQLSEDFQLYYVPFFLIVTFFFFLYIILLL